In Halomarina salina, one DNA window encodes the following:
- the samp2 gene encoding ubiquitin-like small modifier protein SAMP2: MHVTVHVFGREAHEVDLPDPTYGDLIDAVDLNPHEATVLVDGRPVPEDAPVEASEVRVLRLVQGG; encoded by the coding sequence TCACCGTCCACGTCTTCGGCAGGGAGGCCCACGAGGTGGACCTCCCCGACCCGACGTACGGCGACCTCATCGACGCCGTCGACCTCAACCCGCACGAGGCGACGGTGCTGGTCGACGGCCGCCCCGTCCCCGAGGACGCGCCGGTCGAGGCCAGCGAGGTGCGAGTGTTGCGACTCGTCCAGGGCGGATGA
- a CDS encoding GNAT family N-acetyltransferase, producing the protein MSAASDDVRVRFARPDDHVAAMRVLDGSLLDTDAGTVRERIERAAVLVATVGLAGSPDDATARVVGVLVLDTPEREGIAPRPEEVRPDTRHVEAIAVTRRRREGGIGRALVEAAVERVDCDRLTAEFRAEVAPFYESLGFDVDPLTDGRRRGVLRVGR; encoded by the coding sequence ATGAGCGCCGCGAGCGACGACGTTCGGGTTCGCTTCGCCCGGCCCGACGACCACGTCGCCGCGATGCGCGTCCTCGACGGGTCACTGCTCGACACGGATGCCGGGACAGTTCGGGAGCGCATCGAGCGAGCGGCGGTGCTGGTCGCGACCGTCGGGCTTGCGGGCTCTCCCGACGACGCGACGGCCAGGGTCGTCGGCGTCCTCGTCCTCGACACGCCCGAGCGCGAGGGTATCGCGCCGCGTCCCGAGGAGGTCCGCCCCGATACGCGCCACGTCGAGGCGATAGCCGTGACTCGGCGGCGTCGCGAGGGCGGAATCGGACGGGCGCTCGTGGAGGCGGCCGTCGAGCGAGTGGACTGTGACCGCCTCACGGCGGAGTTCCGGGCGGAGGTTGCGCCGTTCTACGAGTCGCTGGGGTTCGACGTCGACCCGCTGACCGACGGACGGCGCCGGGGCGTGTTGCGCGTCGGGCGCTGA